The Mercurialis annua linkage group LG7, ddMerAnnu1.2, whole genome shotgun sequence genome includes the window AGGTCCGGTGGAGGAGGGGATAGAGGTAGGGGATGATGACGTGGATAATCTTAATGAAAGGATCACTGGAAATCTTGTATTAGCTAAAAAATCTCATAATGTTGAAATTCAAAATGGCAGTAAGGGTGAGAAGGAGGCGTTTGTTGGAAAGTTAGCTGATTATTCGGTTAGTGAGAGCAGAAGATCTAatcaaataatttcaaaatttggaAATACTAGTTCAGCAAATGATGTAGAGGATATGCTGACTATTGAGTCCAAAAGGAAAAGATCCAATGTGGGAGGAGTAGGTGGAACGCATTCAAATGGGCCAAATTTTCTAGTCTCTGATATGATTATTGACCCATTATCTTACAGTCCGGCGGGCCTTGATAATCAGGCCGGCCCTAAGCAATGAGTTGCTTAAGCTGGAACTGTCGCGGGATGGCCAACCCGCGAGCCATTCGGTTCTTGAGAGATATGGCCAGAAGGTTAAATCCTTCTTTTCTATTCTTGTGTGAAACTATGATTTCTGGAGTCAGGATTGAGGTTTTAAAAAATACTATGGGTTTTGATTACTGCGTTGCTGTGGACAGTGTTGGTAAAAAGGGGGGTTTAGCTTTCTTTTGGAAAGCTGAATATGATGTGGAGATTTCTAGTTCTTGCGATAACTACATTGACTTACTGATTAAGGGTGTGGATGGTCAATCATGGAGACTTACAGGCTTTTACGGGTACCCGGAAAGATGGAGAAGGAGGGACTCTTGGAATTTAATTCATAACTTAAGCCAGGAAAACTCAGCTCCGTGGTGTGTTATTGGAGATTTCAATGATCTTCTGTCCCATGAAGAAAAACGTGGGGGAGCTGCTCATCCTAACTGGCTTGTGAATGGGTTTCGTGATACTATCTTAGCTAGTGGTCTGTTGGAGATGGAGGCCACCGGGTATAAATTCACTTGGTCAAGAGGACGAAAAGATGCGGGTAAGGTTGAAGAGTTGCTTGATAGAGCTTTTGTGACGAGTGACTGGATTGACCTTTTTCCGGAGGCTAAGGTGGTGAATCAGGAGATGTCCACGTCGGACCATCTGCCTGTTTTGCTGTATCTTAACCGGTCTGATGTGGGGGCTGTTagtaaaaaatttagatttaacAATGTTTGGGTTACTAAAAAAGATTGTGTGGATGTCGTTTCTGAAGCTTGGAGAAGAACGGCTGATGGTGATCTTTGTTCAAAACTTAAAGAGACTGAAGTTAGCTTGAAAGGTTGGGGAGGAAGTTTGGGGCCAAATTATAAGCGAAAACTTGAGATGTTAAGGAAAAAGCTGGCTGTATGGCAGAGAAGGACAGACCAATGGGGAATGCATGAATTTAATAGATTATCAAACGAGTATCATACTTTGTTGGGTGAAGAGGAGATTTTCTGGAAACAAAGGGCAAAAAATTTCTGGTTATCGGAGGGAGACGCAAACACACGTTTTTTTCACAATTTTGCTTCAACCAGAAAGCGTAAAAATCGTGTAGATAAGCTGAAGGATGATTTCGGTGTATGGCAGAGTTCGAAGCATGGAATGGCAGAGATTATTTTGAGGTATTTCAGCAATCTATTTACTGATTCACAAACAGGaaatattgattttattgatATTTTGCCTCGAGTGTCTAATGCGGATAATGTTGATTTAATGCGTCCTATTTCTGAATTGGAGGTTAGGAGGGCAGTTTATAGTATGCATAATGATAAATCGCCGGGTCCAGACGGTTTTAACCCGGCATTTTATAAGTCGTACTGGAATGTGGTAGGAGGTGATATAGTGAAACTTTGTAGAGATTTCTTTGTTAGAGGGAGTTTCAGAGAGGGGTTAAATGATACTGAAATTGTGTTAATTCCTAAGATCAGTAGGCCAGAAACTATTACTGACTTTAGACCCATTGCTCTTTGTAATGTGGCTTACAAAATTATTGCTAAAGTAATGGCGAATAGGATGAAAAAATTGATGCCTAAGATTATTTCTGAAAATCAAAGTGCATTTGTTGAAAATAGATTGATTACAGATAATTTTCTTATCGCTTTTGAAATAGGTCACTATTTGAGATGTAAAAGGAGAGGTAAAAATGGTTTAGCGGCTCTCAAGATTGATATGAGCAAGGCATACGATAGGGTGAGATGGGTTTTCGTTGAGTTTATGTGTCGGAAGTTGGGTTTTTGTGATGCATGGATTAGTTTGATCATGCACTGTATTTCTTCCGTTAGATATACGGGTATTGGTGATTGTGTAGGTATGAATCCTATTATTCCGAGTAGGGGTTTGAGACAAGGAGACCCGCTTTctccttatttatttattttgtgtgCGGAAGGGCTTAGTCTTATGCTAGCTCAAGCGGAGAGGGAAGGAAAAATTCATGGGGCGATTATTTGTAGAGGAGCTCCGCCTATTAGTCATTTATTTTTTGCGGACGACTGTTTCCTATTTTTTCGAGCTACTCCTTCGGAAATGAAAGTGGTTAAGGATGTCCTGGATGATTATGAAAATTGGTCAGGTCAAAAAGTGAATTTTAATAAGTCTAACATTATTTTTAGTCCTAATGTACCTTCTGATTACAGGGAGGAGATTAGGTTGGTGATGGGCATTGTTGAGGTTGGTGACAGTGGCAAATACTTGGGGCTCCCATCATTGGTGGGTAGAAATAAAAGCCATATTTTCGGGTTCATAAAAGAAAAGGTTTGGAATAAAGTCAAAGGGTGGAATTCCAAATTTTTATCTAGAGGAGGTAAGGAGGTGTTGATAAAGACGGTAGCGCAATCTATGCCAAATTACGTGATGAACGTATTTTTGATTCCTCTTAGACTTTGCGAGGAGTTGGAAAGAATGCTAAATTCGTTTTGGTGGGGTAGAGACCAAGCGAAAAAAAAAGGGATTAGTTGGGCGAGATGGGACAAGCTTTGCGTTCCGAAGAAGTTTGGTGGTATGGGGTTTAAGAAGATACGTGATTTTAACCTTGCTATGTTAGCTAGGCAAGCGTGGCGTTTTATAAGCGTAGAGAGTAATTTGATGGTTAAGGTTTTTAAGGCGAAATATTTCCCGAACTCATCTTTTTTTGATTCTAAATTGGGTTCTAATCCTAGCTATGTGTGGCGTAGTATATTTGagacaaaaaaattcatgaagAAAGGAGCTAGAGTTAGAATTGGGAATGGAAGTAAAACAGATATATGGGGGAGTCCTTGGTTAAATGGAGATGTCGGTTATGTTACTACTCCTAGGCCGGACAACTTGATCAACGCCAAGGTGAGTAATTTATTGGACATGGATGGGCAGTCTTGGGATGTGGGTTTGGTTAGAGACGTTTTTAATGACAATGATGCGGAAAATATTCTCAGCATTCCTATTAGTTGCCGAAGGTTGGAAGATGGGTGGCGATGGAATTTTGAGCCGAAAGGAAATTTTTCGGTTAAAAGTTGTTATAGAGTAATTAATGGAGAATATGGAGGAGAAGTTAATCCGGTCTGGAATAAAATATGGAGATTATCGGTTCCTCTTCACGTTCGTAATTTCATTTGGCGTGCTAGCTCGGGTTATCTCCCGACTGCGAAATCTTTGGCTACTCGGCATGTCTTTATTAATGACCAGTGTGTGGTCTGTTCTGCAGGTGTTGAATGTGAGtaccatttattttataagtGCTCCTTAGCCACTGCTTGTTGGTCGGGCTTGTCAGTTCCTATGTTTGTGGAGAATGGAAATTTCTTGGCATGGGTGAGTGATTGGCTAGAGGGACCTGATGTGGAGAAGCAATCTTTAATTGCTATTATTTGTTGGCTATTGTGGCAAAATAGGAATAATACCGTGTGGAATAAGAAAGGAGGGACATCAGATACTATTCTTATTAATGCAGGTATTCAACTTTCTGCATGGAAGGTGTCCAGATCCCAGGTGGGTCAACTGAAGCGAGCCGAGTTGCATGAGGATGACGGACGTGTCCGGTGGTCTCCTCCGAAGATAGGATGGCTTAAGGTAAATGTGGACGCAGCGGTTTTCTCCAGGAATGAGGGCATAGGAGTCGGCATCGTCGTAAGGGATTGGCGTGGGAGTCTAGTTCAAGCAAGACTAGTGAAGTTTCATGGGAATTATTCTCCGAGAGTGGCAGAGGCAATGGGCATTCGTGAAGCTCTGAGTTGGCTAAAGGATTCTAGCAATATTATTATAGAGTCAGATGCTATGGAGGTGATTTTGGCTATTCGAAATCCGAGTCTTATAGAGTCCGATTTCCTTATTGATGATTGTTTGAACTTAGCAAAGCAGTTATGTAACGTTTCTTTTGTTTTCGTGagacgatctgcgaatcaggcagcgcaTTGTTTAGCGCAAAACGCCCGTTCCTTGtcaggtcatcaggagtggTTTAGCAACTTTCCTGATATACTCACAAATGTAACTGCTTTTGattaatgaaatttatttgacgttcaaaaaaaaaataaagattgtCTGTAAGTGGCTAATAATTACCGATAACACTCCAACTGAGACCCCCTTAACACAAAACCCCCCAGATTTTTAAAATGGTTCACTAATCTCTCTAAACTTTATTTAATGATCAATTAAACCCCTTTTTTTCGTAAAATGATCAAAATACCTCTAAAATATGtaagaaaataaaagtaaatcaaacCAACCAAACCTAACCAAAACTAAAATCACTCAcacaaccaaatcaaacataatccaTCCATCCAAGCAAATTATGCCTAAATCACTAATCTATCCAATTGAATTAAACCACTCAACCGGAAACCGCCACCCGCCGCCGCCACCTTTTTCCAACCACCTCCGCCCATTCATCGTCGGAAAATAAATTCgttcaaaaattatatttttagtaat containing:
- the LOC130014852 gene encoding uncharacterized protein LOC130014852 → MANPRAIRFLRDMARRLNPSFLFLCETMISGVRIEVLKNTMGFDYCVAVDSVGKKGGLAFFWKAEYDVEISSSCDNYIDLLIKGVDGQSWRLTGFYGYPERWRRRDSWNLIHNLSQENSAPWCVIGDFNDLLSHEEKRGGAAHPNWLVNGFRDTILASGLLEMEATGYKFTWSRGRKDAGKVEELLDRAFVTSDWIDLFPEAKVVNQEMSTSDHLPVLLYLNRSDVGAVSKKFRFNNVWVTKKDCVDVVSEAWRRTADGDLCSKLKETEVSLKGWGGSLGPNYKRKLEMLRKKLAVWQRRTDQWGMHEFNRLSNEYHTLLGEEEIFWKQRAKNFWLSEGDANTRFFHNFASTRKRKNRVDKLKDDFGVWQSSKHGMAEIILRYFSNLFTDSQTGNIDFIDILPRVSNADNVDLMRPISELEVRRAVYSMHNDKSPGPDGFNPAFYKSYWNVVGGDIVKLCRDFFVRGSFREGLNDTEIVLIPKISRPETITDFRPIALCNVAYKIIAKVMANRMKKLMPKIISENQSAFVENRLITDNFLIAFEIGHYLRCKRRGKNGLAALKIDMSKAYDRVRWVFVEFMCRKLGFCDAWISLIMHCISSVRYTGIGDCVGMNPIIPSRGLRQGDPLSPYLFILCAEGLSLMLAQAEREGKIHGAIICRGAPPISHLFFADDCFLFFRATPSEMKVVKDVLDDYENWSGQKVNFNKSNIIFSPNVPSDYREEIRLVMGIVEVGDSGKYLGLPSLVGRNKSHIFGFIKEKVWNKVKGWNSKFLSRGGKEVLIKTVAQSMPNYVMNVFLIPLRLCEELERMLNSFWWGRDQAKKKGISWARWDKLCVPKKFGGMGFKKIRDFNLAMLARQAWRFISVESNLMVKVFKAKYFPNSSFFDSKLGSNPSYVWRSIFETKKFMKKGARVRIGNGSKTDIWGSPWLNGDVGYVTTPRPDNLINAKVSNLLDMDGQSWDVGLVRDVFNDNDAENILSIPISCRRLEDGWRWNFEPKGNFSVKSCYRVINGEYGGEVNPVWNKIWRLSVPLHVRNFIWRASSGYLPTAKSLATRHVFINDQCVVCSAGVECEYHLFYKCSLATACWSGLSVPMFVENGNFLAWVSDWLEGPDVEKQSLIAIICWLLWQNRNNTVWNKKGGTSDTILINAGIQLSAWKVSRSQVGQLKRAELHEDDGRVRWSPPKIGWLKVNVDAAVFSRNEGIGVGIVVRDWRGSLVQARLVKFHGNYSPRVAEAMGIREALSWLKDSSNIIIESDAMEVILAIRNPSLIESDFLIDDCLNLAKQLCNVSFVFVRRSANQAAHCLAQNARSLSGHQEWFSNFPDILTNVTAFD